One window from the genome of Bacillus weihaiensis encodes:
- a CDS encoding class I SAM-dependent methyltransferase — protein sequence MQTLSKVENLFTVINETAELLSKDLQITYIEAVAETGENLFQNAILQEELSEVTIKSLQRKYDSLHIQSYDKESLRKGYQLAILKGLKDGAHPNHQMTPDTIGLFMGYLMNKFLTDNKQLSILDPAVGTGNLLTTILNYLSKETIESYGVDVDDLLIRHAYINANLQEHPINFYNQDSLERLLIDPVDAVVCDLPVGYYPNDVEAARYELKSDEGYSYSHHLFMEQSLNHTKEEGYLFFIVPNSLFETKEAPKLNEYLRSNAIIQAFVKLPASLFKDERHGKSILVLQKKGEHTVAPKQALLADLPKFSNKQAMNSMMKQMDDWFKENKK from the coding sequence ATGCAAACACTTTCAAAAGTAGAAAATCTATTTACGGTAATTAATGAAACAGCTGAGCTTCTATCGAAGGATCTTCAAATTACTTATATTGAAGCAGTGGCTGAAACAGGAGAAAACCTCTTTCAAAATGCGATCTTACAAGAAGAGTTAAGTGAAGTAACGATTAAAAGTCTTCAGCGTAAGTATGATAGTTTACACATTCAAAGCTATGATAAAGAAAGTTTAAGAAAAGGATACCAATTAGCCATCTTAAAAGGGTTAAAGGATGGTGCACATCCGAATCATCAAATGACTCCCGATACGATTGGATTGTTCATGGGATATTTAATGAACAAATTCCTAACGGATAATAAGCAGCTATCAATTCTAGACCCAGCAGTAGGTACAGGAAACCTTCTAACAACCATCCTCAACTACCTTTCAAAGGAGACAATTGAAAGTTACGGAGTAGACGTAGATGATCTATTAATTAGGCACGCATATATTAATGCTAATCTTCAGGAGCATCCAATTAATTTCTATAATCAGGATAGCCTTGAACGATTATTAATTGATCCTGTTGATGCTGTAGTATGTGATTTACCAGTTGGCTATTATCCAAACGATGTAGAGGCAGCTAGATATGAATTAAAATCAGATGAAGGCTATTCTTATTCACATCATCTATTCATGGAACAAAGCCTTAACCATACGAAGGAGGAAGGGTATTTATTTTTTATTGTGCCTAATTCGCTTTTTGAAACAAAAGAAGCACCTAAATTAAATGAATACTTACGTTCAAATGCGATTATTCAGGCATTTGTAAAGCTTCCAGCTTCCTTGTTTAAAGATGAAAGACATGGCAAGAGTATTTTAGTGCTTCAGAAAAAAGGAGAACATACTGTTGCACCGAAGCAAGCATTGCTAGCAGATTTACCGAAATTTTCTAATAAACAAGCTATGAATTCAATGATGAAACAAATGGATGACTGGTTCAAAGAAAATAAAAAATAA
- a CDS encoding DUF2953 domain-containing protein, with amino-acid sequence MKDKKNKITPEEEVKALKDMNELLEHVVGLHKIVRRFLKKIKIKKFEWHSQIGIGDAAHTGLITGVAWTIKGATLGLVSDYMKLQTTPTITITPEFNQICSRTKLQCIFQFRIGQAILAGIKFIKYWKGGRPHLKSKPFSFFSN; translated from the coding sequence GTGAAGGATAAGAAAAATAAAATAACACCTGAAGAAGAAGTAAAGGCTCTAAAAGATATGAACGAACTTTTGGAGCATGTAGTAGGGCTTCATAAAATTGTTCGTCGCTTCTTAAAGAAGATTAAAATAAAAAAATTCGAATGGCATTCACAAATTGGCATTGGTGATGCGGCACATACGGGACTGATAACAGGTGTTGCTTGGACTATAAAAGGCGCTACTCTTGGTTTAGTTAGTGACTATATGAAATTACAAACAACTCCTACGATTACAATTACCCCTGAATTTAATCAAATTTGTTCTAGAACGAAACTTCAATGTATTTTTCAATTTCGAATCGGGCAAGCTATTCTAGCAGGTATAAAATTTATCAAATATTGGAAAGGTGGCCGTCCACATTTGAAAAGTAAGCCATTTTCTTTTTTCTCGAATTAA
- a CDS encoding argininosuccinate synthase: MKKVVLAYSGGLDTSVAIKWLQEQGYEVVACCLDVGEGKDTAFVQQKALQVGAVESYMIDAKEEYAYDFALLALQAHALYEGKYPLVSALSRPLIAKKLVEIAEKENAVAIAHGCTGKGNDQVRFEVSIKALNPDLEVLAPVREWGWSREEEIEYAVKHDIPIPINLDSPYSIDQNLWGRSNECGILEDPWAAPPEGAYDLTVPLEKTPNEPEIIEIAFEKGVPVKLNDQEYPLHELILELNEVAGKHGVGRIDHVENRLVGIKSREVYECPGAMTLIKAHKELEDLTLVKEVAHFKPMIENKLTEVIYNGLWFSPLKDALHAFLKETQKFVTGTVRVKLFKGHAIVEGRKSEYSLYDEKLATYTKDDAFDHNAAVGFIELWGLPTKVNSMVKNSKVEV, translated from the coding sequence ATGAAAAAAGTAGTTTTAGCATACTCCGGGGGATTAGATACTTCCGTTGCGATAAAATGGTTACAAGAACAAGGTTATGAAGTAGTTGCTTGTTGTTTAGACGTAGGTGAGGGAAAGGATACTGCATTTGTTCAACAGAAGGCGTTACAAGTGGGTGCAGTTGAATCCTACATGATCGATGCTAAAGAAGAATATGCATATGATTTCGCATTACTTGCCCTTCAGGCACATGCTCTATATGAAGGGAAATATCCTCTTGTTTCAGCACTTTCTCGCCCTTTAATTGCTAAGAAGCTTGTTGAAATTGCAGAAAAAGAAAATGCAGTTGCCATTGCACATGGATGTACGGGAAAAGGCAATGACCAAGTGCGCTTTGAAGTATCAATAAAAGCATTGAATCCTGATTTAGAAGTACTCGCTCCAGTGAGAGAATGGGGATGGTCCCGTGAAGAGGAAATTGAATATGCAGTTAAACATGATATTCCAATTCCAATTAATCTAGACAGTCCGTATTCTATTGATCAAAATTTATGGGGACGAAGTAACGAATGTGGAATTCTAGAAGATCCATGGGCTGCTCCTCCAGAGGGTGCTTACGATTTAACTGTTCCTCTTGAGAAGACACCGAATGAGCCGGAAATCATTGAAATTGCTTTTGAAAAAGGTGTGCCAGTAAAGCTTAATGATCAAGAATATCCTTTACATGAATTAATTCTTGAATTAAATGAAGTGGCTGGTAAACATGGTGTTGGGCGTATTGATCACGTAGAAAATCGTCTAGTAGGTATTAAATCTCGTGAAGTTTATGAATGCCCAGGTGCAATGACGCTAATTAAAGCACATAAAGAACTTGAGGATTTAACATTAGTAAAAGAAGTTGCTCACTTTAAACCTATGATTGAAAATAAATTAACGGAAGTGATCTATAACGGTCTATGGTTCTCTCCGTTAAAAGACGCATTACATGCATTTTTAAAAGAAACTCAAAAGTTTGTCACGGGAACAGTACGAGTGAAATTATTTAAAGGTCACGCTATTGTTGAAGGAAGAAAATCGGAGTACTCATTATATGATGAAAAGCTTGCAACCTATACGAAGGATGATGCATTCGACCATAATGCGGCAGTTGGATTTATTGAGCTATGGGGACTTCCTACGAAAGTGAATAGTATGGTGAAAAATTCGAAGGTGGAAGTATGA
- a CDS encoding acetate kinase: MAKIIAINAGSSSLKFQLFDMPSETVLTKGLVERIGINDSVFSITVNGEKQTEVSDIPDHAVAVKILLSKLTGLGIIKSLDEIEGIGHRVVHGGEIFNDSAIINEDTLAKIEELSDLAPLHNPANIVGIKAFQEVLPNVEAVAVFDTAFHQTMPEQSFLYSLPYEYYEDYGIRKYGFHGTSHKYVSERAAEILGRPVEHLRLISCHLGNGASIAAIEGGKSIDTSMGFTPLAGVAMGTRSGNIDPALIPFIMEKTGKDADQVLDILNKKSGILGVSGLSSDLRDIEKATEEGNERAKTALEVFASRIHKYIGSYAARMSGVDAIIFTAGIGENSTEIRARVLKGLEFMGIYWDPALNKVRGEEAYISYPHSPVKVLVIPTNEEVMIARDVVRLASN, encoded by the coding sequence ATGGCGAAAATTATTGCAATAAATGCAGGAAGTTCATCACTTAAATTCCAATTATTTGATATGCCTAGTGAAACAGTCTTAACGAAAGGCTTAGTTGAACGTATCGGTATTAATGATTCTGTTTTCAGTATTACAGTTAATGGTGAAAAGCAAACAGAAGTATCAGATATTCCTGATCATGCGGTGGCGGTTAAAATTCTATTATCAAAACTTACTGGTCTTGGAATTATTAAATCGTTAGATGAAATTGAAGGAATAGGGCACCGAGTTGTTCATGGTGGCGAAATCTTTAACGACTCGGCTATTATTAATGAGGATACACTAGCAAAGATTGAAGAATTATCTGATTTAGCTCCACTTCATAATCCAGCAAATATTGTTGGTATTAAAGCATTCCAAGAAGTATTACCGAATGTAGAAGCAGTAGCGGTATTTGATACAGCATTCCATCAGACAATGCCAGAGCAATCTTTCTTATATAGCTTACCATATGAGTATTATGAAGATTACGGTATTCGTAAGTATGGTTTCCATGGAACATCACATAAATATGTGTCTGAGCGTGCTGCTGAAATCCTAGGTAGACCAGTTGAACATTTACGCCTTATCTCATGCCATTTAGGTAATGGAGCTAGTATTGCAGCTATTGAAGGTGGAAAATCTATTGATACATCAATGGGATTCACTCCACTTGCTGGTGTTGCAATGGGGACTAGATCTGGTAACATTGACCCTGCATTAATTCCATTTATTATGGAGAAGACAGGCAAGGATGCAGATCAAGTATTAGATATCCTGAATAAAAAGAGTGGTATTCTGGGTGTATCAGGTCTTTCAAGTGATTTACGTGACATTGAAAAGGCTACTGAGGAAGGTAATGAAAGAGCAAAAACGGCTCTTGAAGTATTTGCTAGCCGTATTCACAAGTACATTGGTTCTTACGCTGCTAGAATGTCTGGCGTAGATGCCATTATCTTTACTGCTGGTATTGGAGAAAACAGCACAGAGATTCGTGCTCGCGTTCTTAAAGGTTTAGAGTTTATGGGAATTTATTGGGATCCTGCTTTAAATAAAGTTCGTGGTGAGGAAGCGTATATAAGCTACCCTCATTCACCAGTAAAAGTACTTGTTATTCCAACAAATGAAGAAGTAATGATCGCTAGGGATGTTGTTCGATTAGCCTCTAACTAA
- a CDS encoding NAD kinase, with the protein MMSERKNVYFFYKKEDKLVEKVESLLDFAKDHGFIIVEDDTKANIIVSIGGDGEFLQAVRKTKFRSDCLYAGIGVDDTLSLYCDFHIDDREKIIHAMKESQIEVRRYPVLEVIVDGKTTFKCLNECSIKSSIIKTFVIDVFIDDLHFETFRGDGMLISTPTGSTAYNKSVNGAVVDPMLPCIQVSELASLNNNLYRTLGSSFILSDKRKLTLKIVQDGNDYPVIGIDNEALSIRNVKQLEYGLSETPIKTVKLKDNSFWEKVKRTFL; encoded by the coding sequence ATCATGTCAGAACGTAAGAATGTTTATTTTTTTTACAAAAAGGAAGACAAGCTAGTTGAAAAAGTAGAATCACTACTTGACTTTGCAAAGGATCATGGTTTTATCATCGTTGAAGATGATACTAAAGCAAACATCATCGTGAGTATTGGTGGAGATGGTGAGTTCCTTCAAGCAGTAAGAAAAACGAAATTCCGCTCCGACTGTTTATACGCAGGTATTGGTGTAGACGATACACTAAGCCTCTATTGTGACTTTCACATCGATGATCGTGAAAAAATAATTCACGCGATGAAGGAATCACAAATTGAAGTAAGAAGATATCCTGTACTAGAAGTGATCGTAGATGGAAAAACGACTTTTAAATGCTTAAATGAGTGTTCCATTAAATCAAGCATTATTAAAACCTTCGTTATCGATGTGTTTATTGACGATTTACATTTTGAAACATTTAGAGGAGACGGCATGCTCATCTCAACACCAACTGGAAGTACAGCCTATAATAAATCCGTTAATGGAGCAGTTGTTGATCCAATGCTTCCTTGTATACAAGTTAGCGAGCTCGCTTCTTTAAATAACAATTTGTATCGAACACTCGGTTCCTCTTTTATCCTTAGTGATAAAAGAAAACTAACCTTAAAAATTGTACAAGATGGAAATGATTATCCTGTTATTGGGATTGATAATGAAGCATTAAGTATTCGGAATGTTAAACAACTAGAATACGGTTTAAGTGAAACACCGATTAAGACTGTTAAATTAAAAGATAATTCTTTCTGGGAAAAAGTGAAACGGACGTTCTTATAG
- a CDS encoding MogA/MoaB family molybdenum cofactor biosynthesis protein: protein MSSIEHKQNAPKKIKCKVITISDTRNKETDKSGKLIKKFLHEQGHEVIDYEIVKDEKTLIRSAILKGCEKREVDAVITNGGTGIAKRDVTIEAVESLIEKEIPGFGEIFRMLSYRDDIGSAAILSRAIAGVAMDTAVFSIPGSSGAVSLAMEKLILPELGHVVREIKKDL, encoded by the coding sequence ATGAGTAGTATAGAACATAAACAAAATGCTCCAAAAAAAATAAAATGTAAAGTGATTACAATAAGTGATACAAGAAACAAAGAAACAGATAAGAGTGGGAAGCTGATAAAGAAATTTCTCCATGAGCAAGGTCATGAAGTGATTGATTATGAGATTGTGAAGGATGAAAAAACGCTCATTAGAAGTGCGATATTAAAAGGCTGTGAGAAAAGAGAAGTTGATGCAGTCATTACAAATGGCGGTACGGGCATTGCTAAAAGAGATGTAACGATTGAGGCTGTTGAGTCATTAATAGAAAAAGAAATTCCAGGATTCGGAGAGATATTCCGCATGCTTAGTTATCGTGATGATATTGGGTCTGCAGCGATACTTAGTAGAGCGATTGCAGGTGTAGCAATGGACACGGCTGTATTTTCTATACCTGGATCTTCGGGTGCCGTTTCATTAGCGATGGAAAAACTTATTTTACCTGAACTAGGTCATGTGGTGAGGGAAATAAAAAAAGACTTATAA
- a CDS encoding IS3 family transposase (programmed frameshift): MSKKLFTEKEITQLSKNPYVKSVSSKGITYSDEFKQHFVSEFSKGKFSRQIFEEAGFDVEIIGMQRIKSSSERWRNTYKTEGLLGLKDTRKDNSGRQRVKELPLEEKYARLEAQMNLVKAENELPKKDSYVRKGAEEVRLPASQKYILIREVIEKNNLKHMVKFLCEAAGVSRSGYYNYFSAKSEEQRKRQEKKDEEAKTLILKAFHFKGRKKGARQFKMTLAGQFQCVFNLKRIRRIMKKYNIFCPIRKANPYRRMMKATQEHSVVPNILNRQFKQGIPYNVLLTDITYMQYHNGQRAYLSVIKDGSTGEILAYHLSNRITMELATNTLHKLKKNRNFKKTKDALIHSDQGTHYTHPGFQKLVKKMGLRQSMSRRGNCWDNAPIESFFGHLKDEANIKPCKTFDELKREIDKYITYYNHYRYQWNLKKMTPVKYRDHLLQAA, translated from the exons ATGAGTAAAAAGCTATTTACAGAGAAAGAAATCACACAATTATCTAAAAACCCATATGTGAAATCGGTTAGTTCAAAGGGAATTACTTATTCTGATGAGTTTAAACAACATTTTGTTTCTGAATTCAGTAAGGGTAAGTTTTCAAGACAGATCTTTGAAGAAGCTGGATTTGATGTTGAAATTATCGGGATGCAAAGAATTAAATCCTCCTCAGAGCGTTGGAGAAATACTTATAAAACTGAAGGGTTGTTGGGGCTGAAAGACACTAGGAAAGATAATTCTGGAAGACAGCGAGTAAAAGAACTACCTCTTGAGGAGAAATATGCAAGATTAGAAGCTCAGATGAATCTTGTAAAGGCAGAAAATGAGCTCC CTAAAAAAGATTCATATGTTAGAAAGGGGGCTGAAGAAGTAAGGCTTCCTGCTAGTCAGAAGTACATTCTTATTCGTGAAGTTATTGAAAAAAATAACCTAAAACACATGGTGAAATTTCTTTGTGAGGCTGCCGGGGTATCTCGAAGTGGTTACTATAATTATTTCTCAGCCAAGTCTGAAGAACAAAGAAAACGTCAGGAAAAGAAGGATGAAGAGGCTAAAACATTAATCCTAAAAGCCTTTCACTTTAAAGGTCGAAAGAAAGGGGCACGTCAATTTAAGATGACACTGGCGGGTCAATTTCAGTGTGTCTTCAATTTGAAACGTATCCGTAGAATTATGAAGAAATACAACATTTTCTGTCCTATTAGAAAAGCCAACCCATATAGAAGAATGATGAAAGCAACACAGGAACATAGCGTTGTACCAAACATATTAAACCGCCAATTTAAGCAAGGGATTCCATATAACGTACTTCTTACTGACATCACCTATATGCAATACCATAATGGGCAAAGAGCCTATTTATCAGTAATTAAAGATGGATCAACAGGTGAAATTCTAGCTTATCACCTATCGAATCGTATTACCATGGAGTTAGCTACAAACACCTTGCACAAGTTAAAGAAGAACCGAAATTTTAAGAAAACTAAAGACGCTCTCATTCATTCAGATCAAGGAACTCACTACACCCATCCAGGATTCCAAAAGCTTGTAAAGAAAATGGGATTACGGCAATCTATGTCTAGACGGGGAAACTGTTGGGATAACGCACCAATAGAATCATTCTTTGGCCACCTTAAAGACGAAGCTAATATTAAGCCGTGTAAAACTTTTGACGAACTAAAACGTGAAATAGACAAATACATCACTTACTATAACCATTATAGATATCAATGGAACCTAAAAAAGATGACCCCTGTAAAATACAGAGATCATCTTCTTCAGGCTGCTTAA
- a CDS encoding EcsC family protein: protein MSESIKENAILNEILQWETELQDDSRTDFQRTFDRWFQRKLDEIPSGTKNILFKKIDSSLFHLHSFIQNSFIQQDAKKQILLSARSLNSDIEQLSDLHLLRIDQLHYLADLQTSKHRLYSFLQGGLTGTGGLLLTGLDIPAQTVLNLRAIQMISMCYGYEINNPYEMMISLKVYHASLMPKQLKYKSWLELKREGKKGASSYFYEGKEDVSNEESLEFLLKQIAKLSVISLFKRKLIAGVPLVSILVGAGFNYQVTRDICIFANKYYQYRYLEDTYAVGTGGNDE from the coding sequence ATGAGTGAATCGATAAAAGAGAATGCCATTTTAAACGAAATATTGCAATGGGAAACGGAACTGCAGGACGATTCTCGGACAGATTTTCAACGAACCTTTGATCGTTGGTTTCAACGAAAGCTGGATGAAATCCCAAGCGGCACAAAAAATATCCTTTTTAAGAAAATAGATAGTAGTTTATTTCATTTACATTCCTTTATCCAAAACTCCTTTATTCAACAGGATGCTAAAAAGCAAATTTTGCTTTCCGCCAGGTCACTGAATAGTGATATTGAACAACTTAGTGATTTACATCTATTACGAATTGATCAACTTCATTATTTAGCAGATTTACAAACTTCTAAGCATCGTCTATATTCCTTTTTGCAAGGCGGATTAACTGGAACTGGAGGATTGCTTTTAACAGGGCTTGACATACCTGCCCAAACAGTATTGAATTTGCGTGCGATTCAAATGATTTCTATGTGTTATGGGTATGAAATTAATAATCCTTATGAAATGATGATTTCCTTAAAGGTTTATCATGCTTCATTGATGCCTAAACAATTGAAATATAAAAGCTGGTTAGAATTGAAAAGAGAAGGAAAAAAAGGAGCCTCTTCTTACTTTTATGAAGGAAAGGAAGATGTTTCAAATGAAGAAAGCCTTGAATTTCTCTTGAAGCAAATTGCTAAATTATCTGTGATTTCTCTGTTTAAACGAAAGCTAATTGCGGGTGTACCCTTAGTTAGTATATTAGTTGGCGCTGGCTTTAATTATCAAGTAACACGCGACATTTGTATCTTTGCAAATAAATATTATCAATATCGCTACCTTGAAGATACATATGCTGTGGGAACTGGAGGAAACGATGAGTAG
- a CDS encoding RDD family protein, translating to MDATFEGNEKETYVSLTEEKNQFTEYHYLLAGFWIRFWAYLVDLLVISSVNRIIVHPLFSLLGINTSESFFSPLTIVTTVTFFAYFVLLTKYFGQTLGKMIFGLKVRSLKGNQLTWSTILFREFIGRYISKFLFVGYIVAAFTPKKQGLHDIFADTQVIHEKLFVQKNEDLPVASKPI from the coding sequence ATGGACGCAACGTTTGAAGGAAATGAAAAAGAGACCTATGTCTCATTAACAGAAGAAAAGAATCAGTTTACAGAATATCACTATTTACTTGCAGGTTTCTGGATTCGCTTTTGGGCTTATTTAGTCGATCTACTCGTCATTAGTAGTGTAAATAGAATTATCGTTCATCCTCTATTTAGCCTGTTAGGGATAAATACGAGTGAATCCTTTTTTTCGCCACTAACAATAGTGACAACTGTCACTTTCTTTGCATATTTTGTTCTTTTAACAAAATATTTTGGTCAAACGTTAGGTAAGATGATTTTCGGTTTGAAAGTAAGGTCGCTAAAAGGTAATCAATTAACATGGAGTACGATCCTTTTTAGAGAATTTATTGGACGATATATCTCTAAATTTTTATTCGTAGGATATATTGTTGCGGCATTTACGCCTAAAAAACAAGGCTTACATGATATTTTCGCTGATACACAGGTGATTCATGAAAAGCTCTTTGTACAAAAGAATGAGGATCTACCAGTTGCTAGTAAACCTATATAG
- the ytfJ gene encoding GerW family sporulation protein — translation MSDHPIQGLMKTAMENLKQMIDVNTIVGDPVETPDGSVILTVSKVGFGFAAGGSEFNSTAKDGEDGKAPKLPFGGGSGGGVSITPIAFLIVSSNGVKMLHLDESTHLYEKILEAAPQTVEKIQSLFKKDKDKGKTSDPVEDVNFSSEKKHDLDI, via the coding sequence ATGAGTGATCATCCAATTCAAGGATTAATGAAAACAGCGATGGAAAATTTAAAGCAGATGATTGATGTCAATACTATTGTAGGTGATCCAGTTGAAACACCAGATGGTAGTGTCATACTAACTGTTTCAAAAGTGGGCTTCGGGTTTGCAGCAGGAGGAAGTGAATTTAATTCAACTGCTAAAGATGGAGAAGATGGAAAAGCACCAAAACTACCTTTCGGAGGTGGTAGCGGTGGAGGAGTTTCCATTACTCCAATTGCCTTTTTAATCGTTTCTTCAAATGGCGTAAAGATGCTTCATTTGGATGAAAGCACTCACCTTTATGAAAAAATTCTAGAAGCAGCACCGCAAACAGTTGAAAAAATTCAAAGTCTTTTTAAGAAGGACAAGGATAAAGGAAAGACATCTGATCCTGTTGAAGATGTGAATTTTTCATCTGAAAAAAAGCATGATTTGGATATTTAA
- the tpx gene encoding thiol peroxidase, with translation MASITFKNNPVTLLGNEVNVGDQAPDFTVLANDLSPVTLASSEGKVRIISVVPSIDTGVCDAQTRRFNEEASDIGNVEVLTVSMDLPFAQKRWCASNGLENVKTLSDHRDASFGQAYGVLIQELRLLARAVFVVDSSNKVTFVEYVSEATDHPNYEAAIEAAKSAN, from the coding sequence TTGGCTTCAATTACTTTTAAGAATAATCCTGTAACATTACTAGGAAATGAAGTGAATGTAGGAGATCAAGCACCTGATTTTACAGTTTTAGCTAATGACTTATCACCGGTTACATTAGCTTCATCAGAAGGAAAAGTTAGAATTATTTCAGTTGTTCCATCCATTGATACAGGTGTTTGTGATGCACAAACAAGACGTTTCAATGAAGAAGCTTCTGATATAGGGAATGTAGAGGTACTAACAGTTAGTATGGATCTGCCTTTCGCACAAAAGAGATGGTGTGCTTCAAATGGTCTTGAGAATGTTAAAACATTATCAGATCATAGAGATGCGTCTTTTGGTCAAGCTTATGGAGTCTTAATTCAAGAATTACGTCTTCTTGCTAGAGCCGTATTCGTAGTAGATTCTTCGAATAAAGTAACATTTGTTGAATATGTAAGTGAAGCAACAGATCATCCGAATTATGAAGCAGCAATTGAAGCGGCTAAATCTGCAAACTAA
- the sppA gene encoding signal peptide peptidase SppA, which yields MNGKRWGALGIAAGLFVVSLIVSSALFFKDQEDMLSEAFIGNTEFSEEVIEEGSPQNKILVLSVNGVIQDTGEDVASFFSTAGYKHQTFLDMIDAASDDPTVKGVIVRVNSPGGGVVESAEIHKKLTELKEKSEKPVFISMGTTAASGGYYIATAADKIYAAPDTLTGSLGVIMQSVNYSELAEEYGVKFETIKSGPYKDIFSPTREMTEEERKILQSMVDNAYQGFVKVITDGRPLSEEDVLKVADGRIYDGRQAKEINLVDELGYFDDTVAAMKEELDLSNARVIQYSTSMGFDQFLNMGASKVFKQDTELASLYHLLGQPNSPRLMYLYSE from the coding sequence ATGAATGGAAAACGATGGGGTGCTTTAGGGATTGCAGCTGGGCTGTTTGTTGTCTCGCTCATAGTTAGTTCTGCATTATTTTTCAAGGATCAGGAAGATATGTTAAGTGAAGCCTTTATAGGAAATACGGAGTTTTCTGAGGAAGTCATTGAAGAAGGGTCACCTCAAAATAAAATTTTAGTATTAAGCGTAAATGGTGTCATTCAAGATACAGGTGAGGACGTAGCTTCTTTTTTTAGTACAGCTGGTTACAAACATCAGACCTTTTTAGATATGATTGATGCTGCAAGTGATGATCCTACTGTAAAAGGTGTTATTGTGAGGGTAAACTCACCAGGTGGTGGGGTTGTTGAAAGTGCAGAAATACATAAAAAGCTTACAGAATTAAAAGAAAAAAGTGAAAAACCAGTATTTATTTCAATGGGAACAACAGCTGCTTCAGGGGGGTATTATATAGCTACTGCTGCAGATAAAATCTATGCAGCTCCGGACACTTTAACAGGCTCATTAGGAGTTATTATGCAATCAGTTAACTATAGTGAATTAGCTGAAGAATATGGTGTGAAATTCGAAACAATTAAAAGTGGTCCATACAAAGATATTTTCTCTCCGACAAGAGAAATGACAGAGGAAGAAAGAAAGATCCTTCAATCAATGGTCGACAACGCTTATCAAGGTTTTGTTAAGGTCATTACCGATGGTCGTCCTCTATCAGAGGAGGATGTACTAAAAGTAGCTGATGGTCGTATTTATGACGGTCGACAGGCTAAGGAAATCAATCTTGTTGATGAGTTAGGCTATTTTGATGATACAGTAGCTGCAATGAAGGAAGAACTTGATCTATCAAATGCTCGAGTGATTCAATATAGTACGTCAATGGGCTTTGATCAATTTTTAAATATGGGTGCAAGTAAAGTATTTAAACAAGATACAGAACTTGCTAGTTTATATCATCTTCTCGGTCAGCCTAATTCTCCAAGATTAATGTACTTATATTCTGAATAA